The nucleotide sequence GTCCTGGCGGGCGGCGTGATCGGGATGGGCGTCGATGCCTATACCGGCGCGGCCATGGATCACACGCCCAATCCCGTCGCCGTCACCCTGGTGCCGGATGCCCTGCCGAGCGCGGAGCGCACGCGCCGTCGCCGGGGCAAGCCGGAAGTCTGATCGAAGTCAGTTCGATCGGAGGCCTCAGAAAACGGCCTCAATGGCCGCCATGCGACGTCCTGACGTCCCGTGGCGCGGCCAGGATCTCGCTGAGGCTGGAGGCCACGTGGCGGGCCTCCTCATCGGTCAGGCGGAGCTGGAACGGCGGCAGCGCGCCGGCCTGGAGCGCCACCACCGCCTGCCCCTGCTCATCGGTGCCGACCTCGATGGCCGAGGAGGTCACGTCGAGCATCGCGACTTCCTCGTCGCCGTTCTCATCGGGCAGGTCGACCTCACCGTCGTCGTCGATGGCGGTAAGGAGCTGGCCGACGGCGCGCACGAGGGCGCGGGCGGCGCGGGCGTCCATGACCACCGCCGTCGACTGGTCGTCCTTCTGGAACGAGAGCTGGATGTTCGCGCCTTCGAGGGAAACCGAGATGCCCGCCATGAACCGCCTGACCGCACTGCCTTGAGGGCGGTCCCGTAACCGCCTGGATTGACGTTCATATATGCATCGGCCCCGCGCTTTGTCACAGGGTGGCTGAGGCGGGACTCCGGGGCCGGATCGGCAGGGCGGCGCGGGGCCGCGCGCCGTCGGCCGCTCATTCTGCCTTGTTAAGGCCGCATCGGCGGCCTACATACAGTTCTGACGGCGGCGGCGAGGCGAAAGGCTTCGATTGATCCGCACACCGCCCGTCATCCCGCAAAATCGGCGGACGATGCCACGTGCTCGCTTCGAGTAGATGCTTGCGCTTGGCGTTTGAAGAACGAAGGAACTATTCGTGGATACTGGGACTGTTAAGTGGTTCAACGAGACCAAGGGCTACGGCTTCATCCAGCCGGATAACGGCGGCAAGGACGTGTTCGTCCACATCTCCGCTGTCGAGCGCGCCGGCCTGCGCAACCTCGTCGAGGGCCAGAAGGTTTCCTACGAGGTTCTGACCGACAAGCGCAGCGGCAAGGACGCGGCCGGCAACCTTCAGGCGGTCTGATCCGCCTCGGGGCCGGCTCAAAGCCGGCCCGACCGCGCCACCTGAGCGCCGAAACGGCACCCATCGGCCGGGAGCCCCCGGGAACACGTGTCCCAGGGGTGCTTACGGCGGGCGCCGCCGACATGCGAAACAACCAAACCCAAAACAACCAGAAACGACGCCGGCCACGCCGAAACGAAGGCGCGGGATCCGGTGAGAAAGATAAAAAGCAAATGACAATCGAGTTCCGGCGCCACGAGAGCGCCATTTCGCCGGTGACCAACACGGCGACCTTCCGGGTGGGCAGCTTGGTCGACACGCAGGCGCGCAACGCGCAGGCCGACCTCAGCCACCTCATCGACGCTTCCTACGAGTATCACTCCCCGCGCGAACTGCGCTGGCACCTCGCCGACCGGCTCGGCATCACGCCGGCCGCCGTGCGACTGAAGGAAGCGGCCTAACCGCTTCGGCCTCGCCCCTCTCGGAGCGAGGCCATCCAGGCTCTCGCCGAGACAGGCGGCCGCCTCGACAATTCCCTCAAATCAAACCCAGCGCGGCCAATTCGCGCCGCAAGCTCTCGGGCATCTCGGCGACCTCGCCGGCACTAGCCCTGTCGAGATCGGCCGGCGCATCGCGGGCCTCCAGGTAGCGCCAGCCTTGAAACGGGCGGCAGGGACGCGGCGAGACCGGCATCACCGCCGGATCGAGAACGAGGCGGCACCGGTCGATCCCGTCGCTGCCCGTGACCGGCTCGATGGCACGGATCGCCTGCCGACAGGTCAGCGTCCCCTTCATCACCCAGTAGATCGAGCCGCCGCCGGCAATGGCCTGCGCCCGTTTGGGGAACATGCGGGTGACGTGCGCCGTCACCGGCTCCTGGCCGAGGCGCAGAGCCTCGGCCCGGTTATGGGCGATCCGTGCCTCCAACTCGTCGATGGAGGCGGGACCGACGCAAAGTTTCAGAAGATGCAGGGCCATGACACCGGCCCGTATAAACCCAATCGGCGACGATGACGCGCGCGGCGGCCCGCCGCGCCGTCAGGCAAACAGCGCGATCTTCTCCTCGATGCTCAGCGTGTCGAGATCGGGAAAGGCGAAGGCGAGGTCGTCGTCGTCCCCCAGTGCGATGGCCGCCACGACCAAGGGCTGCGCCACCAGCATGACCATTTCAGAATCGGCCTGGGCGGTGAGATCGGTGGCCGGTGTGTCAGCCTCGCCGACCGACTCCATCTCGTCTTGCGCGAATGCCTCGGCGACGGCTTCCGCCTGTTCCGTCTCCAGCGCGAGTTCGAGCGTGCTCTCGGCTTCCCCCGCCGCGATCGCCTCCTCGGCCCAAGCCATGTCGAGGATCACCGGATCGGCTTCCGACAGCAGTTCGGCTGCCTCGGCGTCCGCTTCATCGACGCTCAGCGTCTTCAAAGCCGCGAGGTCGGCCGAGATCTCGTCGGCCAGCAGCATCGCGGGGGAGACCGGCTCGACCGGCGCCTGCGCGGCTGGCTCCTCTCCGCCCAAAAACCCCTCTTCGTGCTCCGGCAGGGGCTCCTGCGGGGCAACCTCCGGCAGAAAGGCGAGGTCGTTGTCGAGAACCACGACCGGCAGCGGCGGCCGGGTCGCCTGAGGCGGCACAGGCGCCGCTTCCATGTCGAGGAAGCGGTCGACGTCGCTCTGGTCGAGGGCGGCCGCAGCCTCCGCATGTGCATGCGGGTCGAGGACCGGCACCGCGTCGTCGGGATTGCCCCAGATCCCGATCATCGAGGCGATGCGACTCTCGAGATAGCGCAGGGTGTGCACCACGCGGCTGGTGCGCTGCGCCGTGAGATCCTGGAACGAGCAGGCGGTGTAGATCTGCGTGGCGTGCCGGTCGAGGGCGTCGCAGAGCTCGGAATCCACTCCGGTCTCGCGCAGCGTCCAGGCGGCTTCCTGCACCTCTTCGGCGGCGCTCAGAATGTCGGAGGTCGCCCGCTCGGTGGCGCGCACGATCGCGTCGAGGGCCTCCGACGCCACGGTCAGGCGGCTCTCGCCCTGCTCGGCCGTCGAGAGG is from Methylorubrum sp. B1-46 and encodes:
- a CDS encoding cold-shock protein encodes the protein MDTGTVKWFNETKGYGFIQPDNGGKDVFVHISAVERAGLRNLVEGQKVSYEVLTDKRSGKDAAGNLQAV
- a CDS encoding AsnC family transcriptional regulator, giving the protein MTIEFRRHESAISPVTNTATFRVGSLVDTQARNAQADLSHLIDASYEYHSPRELRWHLADRLGITPAAVRLKEAA
- a CDS encoding DUF1489 family protein, whose translation is MALHLLKLCVGPASIDELEARIAHNRAEALRLGQEPVTAHVTRMFPKRAQAIAGGGSIYWVMKGTLTCRQAIRAIEPVTGSDGIDRCRLVLDPAVMPVSPRPCRPFQGWRYLEARDAPADLDRASAGEVAEMPESLRRELAALGLI